Within the Gracilinema caldarium DSM 7334 genome, the region CTTCTGACCACTCAAAAAATATACGGGGAATAAAACCCATAGTCAGGGTAAAGAGCAGAGAGAAACGGAGATAGTGGGGCTGGGATCTCAGTAAAGGATTTTCAAGGGTTTCAAGGGCTTCGCGTAACTCGGTAAGCTTGGTTGTGTAAAAAAAGAGAGATGCTGCTGCAAAGGAAATACCAATAGCCCAGAGAAAGCGGAGGCCCCCATACAGGGCCTTACTATCACAATTCAAGGGATGAAGGTTTACAGCACTGAAGAGAATAATAATGGTTGTGGTTACTAGAAGGGGTTTTGATCCAACAAAAAGCTTTTGAATAGGAATTTTACCCCATCGGGCTACTATTATAACCCCAAAAGTGATGAGGATCAGTACCAGCGTATCCTGTCCCAGAGCCCCCAGGCTTATTCCTGCCATAAAAGCCAATTTCAGGATCGGATGCAAGCGATGCAGGGGCCCTGCCACTGGGGTGTATTCAAAGGCTATGCTATGAGCCATGTACAGTCCTTTACGGATCTATAGGTTTGCCGGGGATCCCGGATACCATATTCCGGTTTAAGCCGGTTCAGCACTTTCTCCGGATCACCATCGTCACAGATATAGCCCTTATGTAAAATAATAAGCCTATCTGCCAGGCCAAGCATTTTTTCTAATTCATGGGTCAGTACCAGCACT harbors:
- a CDS encoding energy-coupling factor transporter transmembrane component T family protein, with protein sequence MAHSIAFEYTPVAGPLHRLHPILKLAFMAGISLGALGQDTLVLILITFGVIIVARWGKIPIQKLFVGSKPLLVTTTIIILFSAVNLHPLNCDSKALYGGLRFLWAIGISFAAASLFFYTTKLTELREALETLENPLLRSQPHYLRFSLLFTLTMGFIPRIFFEWSEAEDAWLARGGKKGLQMMILLIPSVLERLIMSAKETAHALELRIGR